A portion of the Streptomyces platensis genome contains these proteins:
- a CDS encoding class I adenylate-forming enzyme family protein, translating to MGGPRIDDLLRRAAQRAPERLALAGQSGELSYAALDERVTRCAAALRTLAGEPGPDTVIGIAAVLDLPFALAYFGAARAGLVSAMFNPLLREERLEHVLKSSGTRVVIVPPAMYARIQAVRPHLPSLRTVVLTHREAEGEERVDNDHVPTLAELIDRAAPVVPAVATDAGAVANLQFTSGTTGAPKTVMLTHRNLTVNAAQTAHAHRLTEDSVLLNHLPTFHLMHLNIAVTVAATHILCPGDDGEQAVREAARRGATHLYSLPVRLSRLAVHPSLSGLAVPTLRAVLSGGSALPARTADILGGHFGVPVIQGYGLAETSPSTHFDSLDHPVTGSSGPPVPGTRCRIVDLETRAVLPVGERGEIQVSGPQLMKGYLGRSAQVVAPDGWFSTGDIGYADADGRLFVVDRVKDVFKCDNWLVSPLEIENVLLRSPAVADCAVFDHPDEFSGAVAHALVVLRNPDGGVEGGPAVEAAASASVDVVAAITRFANDQLPYYQHIKYCDVVGQIPRSPTGKVQRRELRNATLARRDSA from the coding sequence GTGGGCGGCCCCCGCATTGACGATCTGTTGCGGCGCGCCGCTCAGCGCGCCCCCGAACGGCTCGCGCTGGCCGGCCAATCGGGAGAGCTGTCCTATGCCGCCCTGGACGAGCGGGTGACCCGGTGCGCCGCCGCGCTGCGGACCCTGGCCGGTGAGCCCGGCCCCGACACGGTGATCGGTATCGCCGCGGTACTCGATCTGCCCTTTGCGCTGGCATACTTCGGCGCCGCCCGGGCCGGGCTGGTCAGTGCCATGTTCAATCCGCTGCTGCGCGAGGAGCGCCTGGAGCACGTACTGAAGTCCTCGGGCACCCGGGTCGTGATCGTGCCGCCCGCCATGTACGCACGTATCCAGGCGGTCCGCCCACACCTGCCCTCCCTACGCACGGTGGTGCTCACCCACCGGGAGGCGGAAGGCGAGGAGCGCGTGGACAACGACCACGTGCCCACCCTCGCCGAGCTGATCGACCGCGCCGCGCCCGTGGTGCCGGCGGTGGCCACCGACGCCGGGGCAGTGGCCAATCTGCAGTTCACCAGCGGCACCACGGGCGCCCCCAAGACGGTGATGCTCACCCACCGGAACCTGACAGTGAACGCGGCCCAGACAGCCCACGCCCACCGGCTGACCGAGGACTCCGTCCTACTGAACCACCTGCCGACCTTCCACCTGATGCATCTCAACATCGCGGTCACCGTCGCAGCGACCCACATCCTGTGCCCTGGGGACGACGGCGAGCAGGCGGTGCGGGAGGCGGCCCGGCGCGGGGCAACACACCTCTACAGTCTGCCGGTTCGGCTCTCCCGGCTGGCCGTGCACCCTAGCCTGTCCGGTCTGGCCGTGCCCACACTGCGGGCGGTGCTCTCCGGAGGTTCAGCGCTGCCCGCCCGTACCGCCGACATCCTGGGTGGGCACTTCGGTGTCCCGGTCATCCAGGGGTACGGGCTCGCCGAGACCTCGCCGTCCACCCACTTCGACAGCCTGGACCACCCGGTCACGGGCTCCTCGGGGCCACCTGTCCCCGGCACCCGGTGCCGGATCGTGGACCTGGAGACCCGGGCGGTGCTGCCGGTGGGTGAGCGCGGTGAGATCCAGGTCAGTGGACCACAGTTGATGAAGGGATATCTGGGGCGCTCCGCGCAGGTCGTGGCTCCGGACGGTTGGTTCTCCACCGGGGACATCGGCTATGCGGATGCAGACGGTCGGCTGTTCGTCGTCGATCGCGTAAAGGACGTCTTCAAGTGCGACAACTGGCTGGTGTCGCCGCTGGAGATCGAGAACGTGCTGCTGCGTAGCCCCGCGGTTGCCGACTGCGCGGTCTTCGACCACCCGGACGAGTTCAGCGGGGCCGTGGCGCATGCACTGGTGGTTCTCAGGAACCCGGACGGCGGGGTCGAAGGCGGACCGGCAGTCGAAGCCGCAGCCTCCGCATCCGTCGACGTGGTCGCTGCCATCACGCGGTTCGCCAACGATCAACTGCCCTACTACCAGCACATCAAGTACTGCGACGTGGTCGGGCAGATTCCCCGCTCGCCCACGGGCAAGGTCCAGCGTCGCGAGCTGCGGAACGCCACCCTCGCGCGGCGCGACTCGGCCTGA
- a CDS encoding antibiotic biosynthesis monooxygenase family protein — MFTFINRFTVEGGTEEFERRLADITAHMSQQPGFRSHRLYHSGKDPKVYVEVAEWEHAADHQRAARTEEFLVAVRQVQKLASADPAPYTLVTTHAATP; from the coding sequence ATGTTCACTTTCATCAACCGGTTCACCGTCGAAGGCGGCACCGAGGAGTTCGAACGGCGGCTGGCGGACATCACGGCCCATATGTCCCAGCAGCCCGGTTTCCGCTCCCACCGCCTCTACCACTCAGGCAAGGACCCCAAGGTCTACGTGGAGGTGGCTGAGTGGGAGCACGCCGCCGACCACCAACGTGCCGCGCGTACCGAGGAGTTCCTTGTTGCGGTACGCCAAGTGCAGAAGCTGGCGAGTGCCGACCCCGCCCCGTACACGCTGGTCACCACCCACGCAGCCACCCCCTAG
- a CDS encoding methyltransferase has product MSGATDTPGTPGTSGAAGTPGTVLPPAVMQLRELALSAACAAAVRAAARLGVADALGDEPATAQALAATVDADAHALARLLRALAAHGIFAELPDGRFRHTETSRLLREDAPRSLRYSALWATEPWTWALWPHLEEAVRTGKEVFAGLYGSEFFSWLHTEEARESSEVFDKAMTQSSILSARAIAEVVTIDGAREIVDIAGGQGMVLATLLEKHLGLRGTLFDLPEVVADADPRLRDGGSLAGRARLVPGDCRRTVPEGADLYLLKNILEWDDESTVRTLRNVAEAAPAGARVVVMENLVDGSPEARFTTAMDLMLLLNVGGRKHTKAGLSALIQEAGLQLESVRPVNSYLHLFESRVQA; this is encoded by the coding sequence ATGTCCGGTGCGACCGATACCCCTGGTACGCCCGGCACCTCCGGCGCCGCCGGCACTCCCGGAACCGTGCTCCCGCCCGCCGTCATGCAGCTGCGCGAGCTCGCGCTCAGCGCCGCCTGTGCCGCGGCCGTCCGGGCCGCGGCCCGTCTGGGCGTGGCCGACGCCCTCGGCGACGAGCCCGCTACCGCGCAGGCCCTCGCCGCCACCGTCGACGCCGATGCCCACGCCCTGGCAAGGCTGCTGCGTGCCCTGGCCGCGCATGGCATCTTCGCCGAGCTGCCCGACGGGCGGTTCCGACACACCGAGACCTCGCGGCTGCTGCGCGAGGACGCTCCGCGCAGCCTGCGCTACTCCGCCCTGTGGGCCACCGAACCGTGGACCTGGGCGCTGTGGCCTCACCTGGAGGAGGCGGTGCGCACCGGCAAGGAGGTCTTTGCCGGACTGTACGGCAGCGAGTTCTTCTCCTGGCTGCACACAGAGGAGGCCCGGGAGTCATCCGAGGTCTTTGACAAGGCCATGACGCAGTCGAGCATCCTGTCCGCACGGGCCATCGCAGAGGTGGTCACGATCGACGGCGCGCGGGAGATCGTGGACATCGCGGGTGGCCAGGGCATGGTGCTGGCCACGCTGTTGGAGAAGCACCTCGGCCTGCGCGGTACCCTCTTCGACCTGCCCGAGGTGGTGGCCGACGCCGACCCGCGGCTGCGCGACGGCGGTTCGCTTGCCGGCCGGGCGCGGCTGGTGCCGGGCGACTGCCGTCGTACGGTCCCCGAGGGCGCCGATCTGTACCTGCTGAAGAACATTCTGGAGTGGGACGATGAGAGCACGGTGCGCACCTTGCGGAACGTGGCCGAGGCGGCCCCGGCAGGGGCGCGGGTGGTGGTCATGGAGAACCTCGTCGACGGCAGCCCCGAGGCCCGTTTCACTACGGCGATGGACCTGATGCTGCTGCTCAACGTGGGCGGCCGTAAGCACACCAAGGCCGGGCTCAGCGCCCTCATCCAGGAGGCGGGTCTGCAGCTGGAGTCGGTCCGGCCGGTCAACTCGTATCTCCACCTGTTCGAGAGCAGGGTCCAGGCGTAA
- a CDS encoding FAD-dependent monooxygenase, whose translation MKPGAGRPAEVYADVCIVGGGPAGLTLALLMLRSGARVALVERSRSLEREYRGEILQPGGQELLATLGVLEGARERGCHEHDGFRLEEHGRVLIDGNYRRLPGTFNCLLSLPQRHLLTELLRRCQAHPGFVSLTGTRVNGLVEEASAVRGVVCSGTGSEPDTRVVRAACVVGADGRYSTVRRLARIPYDRVELFDQDVLWFKLAARATRTVRIFRAGGSPVLAYTSFPDQVQLGWTLPHRGYRELASRGFGEVKDRIRAAVPEYADAVEEQIGGFKDLSLLDVFAGSARQWARDGLLLIGDSAHTHSPIGAQGINLAVQDAVAAHPVLCEGLRRRDLSARMLAPLVAQRQDETGKMTRLQVMQSRMMLSSGRLSGFVRPKAALLVSRTPAYRSVLRRIAYGDRGVAVRSDLFHETETGPA comes from the coding sequence GTGAAACCCGGTGCCGGTCGCCCCGCCGAGGTGTACGCGGATGTGTGCATCGTCGGCGGCGGCCCGGCCGGGCTGACCCTGGCGCTGCTGATGCTGCGCTCGGGCGCGCGGGTCGCGCTCGTCGAACGCAGCCGCTCGCTGGAGCGCGAGTACCGCGGGGAGATCCTCCAGCCCGGCGGGCAAGAGCTCCTGGCCACGCTCGGCGTCCTTGAGGGGGCCCGCGAGCGTGGATGTCACGAACACGACGGTTTCCGTCTGGAGGAACACGGCAGGGTCCTGATCGACGGGAACTACCGCCGGCTGCCGGGGACGTTCAACTGTCTGCTCAGCCTCCCCCAGCGGCATCTGCTGACCGAGCTGCTGCGCCGCTGCCAGGCCCATCCGGGCTTTGTCAGTCTGACCGGCACCAGGGTCAACGGGCTGGTGGAGGAGGCGTCCGCGGTCCGCGGGGTGGTCTGTTCCGGTACGGGGAGCGAGCCGGACACGCGCGTCGTGCGCGCGGCATGTGTGGTGGGGGCGGACGGACGGTACTCCACCGTGCGCCGCCTCGCCCGGATCCCTTACGACCGGGTGGAACTCTTCGACCAGGACGTGCTCTGGTTCAAACTCGCCGCCCGCGCCACCCGCACGGTGCGGATCTTCCGCGCCGGAGGCAGCCCTGTGCTGGCCTACACCTCCTTCCCCGACCAGGTTCAGCTGGGCTGGACCCTGCCGCACCGCGGCTACCGGGAGCTGGCATCCCGCGGTTTCGGAGAAGTCAAGGACCGGATCCGCGCCGCGGTGCCCGAGTACGCGGACGCCGTCGAAGAGCAGATCGGCGGCTTCAAGGATCTCTCCCTGCTGGACGTGTTCGCGGGCAGTGCACGGCAGTGGGCGCGGGACGGCCTGCTGCTGATCGGGGACAGCGCACACACCCACAGCCCGATCGGCGCCCAGGGCATCAACCTGGCCGTCCAGGACGCGGTCGCGGCCCACCCAGTGCTGTGCGAGGGCCTGCGGCGGCGCGATCTCAGCGCCCGCATGCTGGCTCCCCTGGTCGCCCAACGGCAAGACGAAACAGGGAAGATGACGAGGTTGCAGGTGATGCAGAGCAGGATGATGCTCTCCAGCGGCCGCCTCTCCGGCTTCGTCAGGCCCAAGGCCGCGCTGCTGGTCTCACGCACGCCCGCCTACCGCTCAGTGCTGCGACGCATCGCCTACGGCGACCGTGGTGTGGCGGTCCGCTCGGATCTCTTCCACGAGACCGAGACCGGTCCTGCCTGA
- the asnB gene encoding asparagine synthase (glutamine-hydrolyzing), translating to MCGVTGWVDFERDLSSEHATAGAMTRTMACRGPDDEGLWLGRHAALGHRRLAVIDPEHGRQPMHTTAGDGSAVVITFSGEIYNFRELRAELASYGHRFHTHCDTEVVLRGYVQWGRGLAERLNGMYAFAVWDEAREELLLVRDRMGVKPLYYHPTPHGVLFGSEPKAVLAHPSVTPRVTADGLCEVLDMVKTPGRTVFSGMYEVRPGELVVVGSTGLTRRTYWKLEAHEHPDDLNTTIATVRDLLADTVTRQLVSDVPLCTLLSGGLDSSAVTALAARGLRADGKGPVRTFSVDFTGAGSEFEPDAVRKGTDAPFVREMVRHVGADHTAVLLDSDRLAASAVRDAVLAATDLPPAYWGDMWPSLYLFFQQVRRHCTVALSGEAADELFGGYQWFHRRAAVQADTFPWLTSGSARYFGGRGLFDRTLLDKLDLPGYQRARYEEARDEVPVLPGENERERTLRRVSYLNLTRFVQTLLDRKDRMSMATGLEVRVPFCDHRLVEYVFNVPWETKTFDGREKSLLRAAATDLLPHSVLTRVKTPYPATQDPAYERLLRQELADVLADGEAPIRELLDLEKAGDVLRRPVGAVSRPYDRGSMELVLWMNTWLSTYNIRLEL from the coding sequence ATGTGCGGAGTCACGGGATGGGTCGACTTCGAACGGGATCTCTCGTCCGAACACGCGACGGCCGGGGCCATGACCCGGACCATGGCCTGCCGCGGCCCGGACGACGAGGGGCTGTGGCTGGGCAGGCACGCGGCGCTCGGCCACCGCAGGCTTGCGGTCATCGACCCGGAACACGGCCGCCAGCCGATGCACACCACTGCGGGCGACGGCTCAGCGGTGGTCATCACCTTCAGCGGAGAGATCTACAACTTCCGTGAGTTGCGAGCCGAGTTGGCCTCCTACGGGCACCGGTTCCATACCCACTGCGACACCGAGGTGGTACTGCGCGGCTACGTCCAGTGGGGCCGTGGCCTGGCCGAGCGACTCAACGGCATGTACGCCTTCGCCGTCTGGGACGAGGCGCGCGAGGAACTGCTGCTGGTGCGCGACCGGATGGGTGTCAAACCGCTCTACTACCACCCCACCCCGCACGGGGTGCTCTTCGGTTCCGAGCCCAAGGCCGTCCTCGCCCACCCGTCGGTGACCCCTCGGGTGACGGCGGATGGCCTGTGCGAGGTGCTGGACATGGTCAAAACGCCCGGGCGGACGGTGTTCTCCGGGATGTACGAGGTGCGGCCCGGCGAACTGGTCGTGGTCGGGAGCACCGGCCTTACCCGCCGTACGTACTGGAAGCTGGAAGCCCACGAACACCCCGACGATCTCAACACCACCATCGCCACCGTGCGCGACCTGCTGGCGGACACGGTCACCCGCCAGCTGGTCTCCGATGTCCCGCTGTGCACGCTGCTGTCGGGCGGTCTGGACTCCTCGGCGGTGACCGCCCTCGCAGCGAGAGGACTCCGCGCGGATGGGAAGGGCCCCGTGCGGACCTTCTCCGTCGACTTCACCGGCGCCGGCTCCGAATTCGAGCCGGATGCCGTGCGCAAGGGCACGGACGCGCCATTCGTCCGGGAGATGGTGCGGCATGTGGGCGCCGACCACACCGCAGTCCTCCTGGACAGCGACCGCCTGGCCGCCTCTGCCGTGCGCGACGCGGTGCTCGCGGCCACCGATCTTCCTCCCGCCTACTGGGGCGACATGTGGCCCTCCCTCTATCTCTTCTTCCAGCAGGTGCGCAGGCACTGCACGGTGGCGTTGTCCGGCGAGGCGGCCGACGAACTCTTCGGCGGATACCAGTGGTTCCACCGTCGGGCCGCCGTCCAGGCCGACACCTTTCCCTGGCTGACCTCCGGCTCGGCCCGCTACTTCGGCGGCCGCGGGCTGTTCGACAGAACGCTGCTCGACAAACTGGACCTGCCCGGCTACCAGCGGGCCCGGTACGAGGAGGCCCGCGACGAGGTTCCGGTATTACCCGGAGAGAACGAGCGGGAGCGCACACTGCGCCGGGTGTCGTATCTCAACCTGACCCGCTTCGTGCAGACCCTCCTGGACCGCAAGGACCGGATGAGCATGGCCACCGGACTGGAGGTGCGGGTGCCGTTCTGCGACCACCGCCTGGTGGAGTACGTCTTCAATGTGCCCTGGGAGACGAAGACCTTCGATGGCCGGGAGAAGAGCCTGCTACGGGCCGCGGCAACCGATCTGCTGCCGCACTCGGTCCTCACCCGGGTCAAGACGCCCTACCCCGCCACCCAGGATCCGGCGTACGAACGGCTGCTGCGCCAGGAGCTGGCGGACGTGCTGGCCGACGGAGAGGCCCCCATAAGGGAGTTGCTGGATCTGGAGAAAGCCGGAGACGTGCTGCGGCGTCCGGTAGGCGCCGTCAGCCGCCCCTACGATCGCGGCAGTATGGAGCTGGTGCTGTGGATGAACACCTGGTTGAGCACGTACAACATCCGGCTGGAGCTGTGA
- a CDS encoding acyl carrier protein, protein MTSLTLDDLLTLLRECAGEDESVDLDGDVLDLPFDNLGYDSLALLNTVGRIERDYGVRLGDDALESAGTPRELIEMTNAALAGSRRPAPGAAREK, encoded by the coding sequence ATGACCTCCCTGACTCTCGACGACCTGCTGACCCTGCTGCGCGAGTGCGCGGGCGAGGACGAGTCCGTCGACCTGGACGGCGATGTCCTCGACCTCCCCTTCGACAACCTCGGCTATGACTCACTGGCCCTTCTCAACACCGTCGGCCGCATCGAGCGCGACTACGGCGTCCGCCTGGGCGACGACGCGCTGGAAAGCGCAGGTACACCGCGCGAGCTGATCGAGATGACCAACGCGGCGCTCGCCGGCTCCCGGCGGCCCGCGCCCGGCGCCGCGCGGGAGAAGTGA